The proteins below come from a single Chelmon rostratus isolate fCheRos1 chromosome 10, fCheRos1.pri, whole genome shotgun sequence genomic window:
- the LOC121612824 gene encoding uncharacterized protein LOC121612824, translated as MHNWQENEIKELLTIRGSEAIRNQITGTVKDSVVYNRMTKLLAERGVYRSHMQVISKLKALRKQYIKYHQQKTRCGSDRVDWPFYEQCHRVFGNAPVGNPLKRHRSPTPPPAPSPPSPPLPPPPPAISEEHQGVVVGLWDEVDEREINKHLGPVEAEDDEEQYSPSEQLQPNNTMYTVPSKKKKTTVMEQVSTLVSATVAQLREMDASMQAQEDARLQRLMDHEKEMQNSLMSQLVAMHERISRENHERQLELVDRILSRFPSPSAPSGP; from the exons ATGCACAACTGGCAGGAGAACGAAATCAAAGAACTTCTGACCATTCGGGGCTCGGAGGCGATCCGAAACCAGATCACAGGCACGGTGAAGGACTCGGTAGTTTACAACAGGATGACCAAACTGCTGGCGGAGAGGGGGGTGTACAGGTCTCACATGCAGGTGATCAGCAAACTGAAGGCGCTGAGGAAGCAGTACATCAAGTATCACCAGCAGAAGACCCGCTGCGGGAGCGACCGCGTCGACTGGCCGTTTTATGAGCAGTGCCACCGGGTGTTCGGGAATGCCCCCGTGGGCAACCCGCTGAAGCGACACCGGAGCCCCACGCCCCCACCCGCACCCTCTCCTCCGTCGCCGCCCCTTCCTCCGCCGCCGCCTGCCATCAGCGAGGAGCATCAGGGGGTCGTAGTCGGCCTGTGGGACGAGGTGGACGAGAGGGAGATCAACAAGCATCTGGGTCCAGTGGAGGCGGAGGACGACGAGGAGCAGTACAGCCCGTCAGAACAGCTACAGCCCAACAACACCA TGTACACGGTCCCatcgaagaagaagaaaacgacGGTGATGGAGCAAGTCTCTACGCTGGTGTCGGCGACGGTCGCCCAGCTCAGGGAGATGGATGCGTCCATGCAGGCGCAGGAGGACGCCCggctgcagaggctgatggaCCACGAGAAGGAAATGCAGAACAGTCTAATGAGTCAGCTGGTCGCCATGCACGAGCGGATCAGCCGAGAAAACCACGAGAGACAGCTTGAACTCGTGGACAGGATACTCTCTCGGTTCCcttcaccttcagcaccttcagGCCCCTGA